The DNA segment GTTTAGTGGTTGATGATGCGATCGTAGTGTTGGAGAATATCTATAAAAAAATTGAAGAGGGCATGTCGCCAATCCAGGCTGCTTTCAAAGGTTCTAAAGAAATCTACTTCGCGGTAATCTCCACAACCATTACCCTGGCTGCTGTATTTATGCCAATTATTTTTATGGGTGGGATCAGCGGACAGTTGTTTAAAGAATTTGCCATTGTGGTATCGGGTTCCGTACTGGTATCTGCCTTTGTTGCCTTGACGCTTTCGCCAATGCTGAGTGCGCTGTTGTTAAAAAAGAGTGAAAAGCCAAACTGGTTGTACCGAAACACAGAGCCCTTTTTTATCCGCTTAAATGCAGGATATGCAAATTTACTAACCGCCTTTATGAAACGCCGTTGGTTAGCTTCTGTATTTTTAATCGGCACTGCCAGTCTCATTTATTTTGTTGGGAAAAAGCTTCCTTCCGAGCTTGCACCGATAGAAGACAGGTCCAACATGAGTTTGATCGCTATCGCCCCCGAAGGTGTTTCATTTGAATACATGCAAAAGCGAATGACCGAAGTAGGAAAATATGTGAACGACTCTACGGGTAGCAGGTTGTATCAAACCTATTCTATGGTAGGCATTTCTTTTATTCCAGCGCCGGCACCGGTTAATATCGCTGTGCAGAGTATTTATCTGAAAGATCCTGAAAAAGGTCAGGCCAGTGCACAGGATTTATACAATCAATATGGAATGGCATCGGCTAAGTTCAAGGGCTTTCTTTTATTTCCTTACATGCCGCCTACAATAGGTACACGTTATGGAGGTGGTATGCCGGTGCAGTATGTGCTTCAGGCGCCAACGCTGGATAGCCTTAAACAAGTGCTCCCGAAATTTTTGGCTGCAGCACGCCAGAGTAAAAAACTCATGTTTGTAGATGCCGATCTGAAAATCAATAAACCTGAGTTAAAAATAAATATAGACAGGCAAAAAGCAGCATTAATGGGTGTTTCTATACAGGAAGTATCCAGGGCATTACAGCTTTCGTTCTCCGGTCAGCGCTATGGCTATTTTTTACGATCGGACAGGCAGTATGAAGTGATTGGTCAGGTAGAACGTAAAAATAGGAATGACATTAGCGATCTGCGTTCCATCTATGTTCGTTCTTCGGACAATCAGATGATCTCTTTGGATAACCTGGTGACGATTGAAGAGGGGATCAGTCCGGCTGCGATTTATCGCTATGACCAATATACTTCGGCTTCCATTTCTGCAGGGCTGGCGCCGGGCGTAAGTCTGGCAGCGGGGATTGAAGAAATGGCACGCATCAAAAAGGAGGTCTTGAATGAAAACTTTAAAACGAGTTTAGCGGGGCAATCCAGAGATTACGAAGAAAGTCAGGGCAATATTGCTTCAACACTCATTTTAGCCTTATTACTGGTTTACATGATCATGGCTGCACAATTTGAAAGCCTTCGTGATCCGCTCATCATCATGCTCACTGTGCCGATGGCGGTAACAGGTGCAATCCTTAGTTTATACTGGTTTAACCAGAGTTTAAATGTCTTCAGTCAGATAGGGATCATCACCCTTGTGGGATTGATCACTAAAAATGGGATCCTGATCGTAGAATTTGCCAATCATTTAAAAGAACAGGGGCTTTCAAAATATGATGCGGCTATACAAGCAGCAGTACAACGCTTCCGGCCAATTCTCATGACCTCTCTGGCGATGATATTCGGTGCGTTGCCAATTGCCATGACTGTTAACAGCCGTCAGTCGCTTGGGATTGTAATTGCCGGGGGATTAACCTTTGCGGGGATTCTAACCCTTTTTATTATTCCTGCGGTTTATTCTTACCTGTCGGGAACAAAACGTAAAGAAGTGATGGAAGAAGAAAATGAA comes from the Pedobacter sp. FW305-3-2-15-E-R2A2 genome and includes:
- a CDS encoding efflux RND transporter permease subunit, whose translation is MSLSSLSIKKPVLAGVFSAFIVIMGIVGWNYLGVREYPLTEPPVISVVTYYPGASPDVIASKITKPMEESIAESNGVRTISSESREQVSVISIEFNRDIDLEDALNDVRDKVAKSRKQLPADVDPPVVEKASSPDNLVAFLEVESDTKDIREVSHLAATMIKDRMQSIPGVNSVAVVGEHKYAMRLRFDPTKLAAYKLTPEDIRQALSRENLDLPSGRIEGANNELSVRTLGRLTTVEDFNEMIIKREGNTVVRLKDIGSAKLGEENERTAIINETGNLNRIGVGIAVQIQRGANAIKVVDEFYVRLEQLRKEVPKEYRLIVGFDFTSPVRKSIKEVEETLFIAFGLVVLIIFLFLRDWRSTIIPVLAIPVSILSAFFIMYVAGFSINVLTLLGLVLSIGLVVDDAIVVLENIYKKIEEGMSPIQAAFKGSKEIYFAVISTTITLAAVFMPIIFMGGISGQLFKEFAIVVSGSVLVSAFVALTLSPMLSALLLKKSEKPNWLYRNTEPFFIRLNAGYANLLTAFMKRRWLASVFLIGTASLIYFVGKKLPSELAPIEDRSNMSLIAIAPEGVSFEYMQKRMTEVGKYVNDSTGSRLYQTYSMVGISFIPAPAPVNIAVQSIYLKDPEKGQASAQDLYNQYGMASAKFKGFLLFPYMPPTIGTRYGGGMPVQYVLQAPTLDSLKQVLPKFLAAARQSKKLMFVDADLKINKPELKINIDRQKAALMGVSIQEVSRALQLSFSGQRYGYFLRSDRQYEVIGQVERKNRNDISDLRSIYVRSSDNQMISLDNLVTIEEGISPAAIYRYDQYTSASISAGLAPGVSLAAGIEEMARIKKEVLNENFKTSLAGQSRDYEESQGNIASTLILALLLVYMIMAAQFESLRDPLIIMLTVPMAVTGAILSLYWFNQSLNVFSQIGIITLVGLITKNGILIVEFANHLKEQGLSKYDAAIQAAVQRFRPILMTSLAMIFGALPIAMTVNSRQSLGIVIAGGLTFAGILTLFIIPAVYSYLSGTKRKEVMEEENEEPDSI